CGCGATGGGCATGCTGGCGCAGCTGGTCATCAACCGCGCCATCGGCAGCCCCATCCTGCGGCCGCGCAGCGTCACCTCGGAGTGGGTTCGCTCGCAGTAACCTCGCGGGCCGCGCCCGCGATTCCAACGGAGATTCGCATGAGCAACCATGTCTACAAGCAGATCGAACTGACGGGATCGTCGACGAAGAGTATCGAAGACGCGGTGCAAGTCGCCCTGACCAAGGCCGCGGAGACGGTGCGCAACATGCGCTGGTTCGAGGTGACCGACATGCGCGGCCACATTGCGGATCAGAAGCTGGGCCACTGGCAGGTAACCATCAAGGTGGGCTTCACGCTGGACGACTAGGCTGCCTGTTGCGGCCGCTTGCAAATCCCATTGCATGGCTGTTGCGATTTCGCATTGCGCGCGACGCGTCGTGCCGCGCGAAAACTTCTTGCATCCAACACTTTCATGTTGACTACTTAGCTAACATGTGCGATGTTCGTTGCATGAAGCTCCTCCCATTTTGCACTCGTATCAATGAGGAGTTGTCATGTCGCTACACACACTCTCCGACCGTGAGATTCTCTCCCGCACGCTCGATATCTCCCGCCGCGAACGCAGGCTGACACTCCGGGTCCTGCTGCATCTCATTGAAGTAGAACGCCGGCGCCTGCACCTCAAGCAGGGCTACTCGTCGTTGTTCGACTACTGCCGCTCTGCGCTGAAATACTCCGAGTCCTCGGCCGTGCGGCGGGTCCGGGCGGCGCGTTGCGTGCGGCGCTTTCCGGAGGTGTTCACACTCCTTGAGGCAAACGAGATCTCCG
This portion of the Candidatus Krumholzibacteriia bacterium genome encodes:
- a CDS encoding dodecin family protein, with the translated sequence MSNHVYKQIELTGSSTKSIEDAVQVALTKAAETVRNMRWFEVTDMRGHIADQKLGHWQVTIKVGFTLDD